In Onthophagus taurus isolate NC chromosome 6, IU_Otau_3.0, whole genome shotgun sequence, a genomic segment contains:
- the LOC111427806 gene encoding protein eyes shut: MKFIGSIKLCILSSFTIYWGVYAGFACLSNPCMHGVCMDGLNTSYSCYCIDGYTGVQCQTNWDECWSSPCLNGGVCYDGIASFNCSCPAGFVGEVCQEDFNECESNPCLNNGTCFDITNGYTCNCLPGYLGTYCEIDISVCDSTNETRCANGGVCVEGPGESFSCECPAGWNGFLCDHEIDECMSSPCQHGAVCIDLHADYSCACTFGFTGRNCDDVIMVCEDNPCRNDALCLMEAGHPMCYCVPDFHGEWCQYQYDECQLGPRCMNGGSCIDGIDTFTCSCPPKLTGLYCECLILEDNSLDCTYIRPTIIDFTTTEIPITFTTTSTVFTEMPNSTTNLIDLTNFTQTESSTKSSSESTFSTFSTESTFITSIPTETPISLSTISNTTSTLTERSTTKLFSTEITTILNVTETDTTYFQLDTTTTGKDGMTSIGDHEETSSEFVPITSTVFSTFPGRVTVTDLVETTSYGKTSTFLLSTFLTDEPSYVTESGLSETEITTIGHEITTTFKPFLDCTKSENKCLNGGTCTFVMDGYKCVCPFDTDGLLCEKHLGIRNAAFNGKSFLTHRLFNQSQASISFKVKTLATSGLIFYTNIENSYIALYLEEGHLKFKFSCGFQTMLLSEVEVPVNNGYDMDIKTELKFSKDNKHCEAFININDTLIMSGDQIALMDPFAKKNLLVHFGGIPENSQIDGFGYEGFIGCIRKLEISGKEMLIFKDADDGVGVTECSSLACLSNPCGNGASCSAKGEDWYCHCKNGFVGKMCETSICDNNPCQYGATCLPFTGSGYICLCPFGKHGHFCESDLEITKPYFSSSIYGYSSFIAYPLPTTVSNKLEIKFRFSPATMDQISILMFLGQRGQHNFHSDHMAVSFVKGYIMLTWNLGSGPRRIFTSKPINAEMGSHLIHIGRIGRRAWLFVENLGNITGRSPGNLVQLDVVPILYLGGHDSKNFTSLPHDLPLHSGFAGCIYDVEFKSGGFVIPLAESKYAFGRALGQCGTTECYEKICQNGGACLYHGGTFTCLCQDSFFGPMCSTKYNPCNTLRSNCWMESSCVPLIAEYECDCPLGRTGKFCQNETIISDVGFSGIRSYLTLDPVVFELIKFNIDFELRPLSDRGLVLFIGKRDFISIFLHGSVLEIRLLPSRHRILTSDLISLRSNKLLVLGNWHKINVGMYGRKTYLFVDGIVTTAILNNGDLLNLSGETIYLGGLPDLSILPNEATISYPIPFMGCIRNFFINSQRIPLTSTTIKSSRNIVDCDGTPCGGDYCENNGSCWLDPNLNPHCSCPDPYYGEKCEEIPSCEEKHCENNGKCLENRCACTIGYSGAFCETTISVKTPMFSKNSYIIISKGLDKKRDLNSFSTNFYLNFTTVSQNGLILWTEKSQSYLGIGIENGHLKIVYSIGNYDEILQVLDFPKISDGLWHSLEVNFEPFVLKLDQKEINIEIEHYNGTLNVDDKVFYLGGLPKEISQKYQGIFANYFEGCIIEFGYGKDVNIKDFSKYKGENIEMCNLV; the protein is encoded by the exons CAATGAAACGAGATGTGCCAATGGCGGTGTTTGCGTTGAAGGACCTGGAGAAAGTTTTAGTTGTGAATGTCCAGCAG GTTGGAATGGCTTTTTATGCGACCACGAAATAGATGAATGCATGTCTTCACCATGTCAACACGGCGCCGTTTGCATCGACCTTCACGCTGATTACTCATGTGCCTGTACATTTG gaTTTACTGGGAGGAATTGTGATGATGTTATCATGGTTTGCGAAGACAATCCTTGCAGGAATGATGCTTTATGTCTTATGGAAGCCGGGCATCCAATGTGTTATTGCGTGCCTGATTTTCATGGGGAGTGGTGTCAATATCAATATGATGAGTGCCAATTAGGACCAAG atgtaTGAATGGTGGAAGTTGTATTGATGGTATAGATACATTTACGTGTTCTTGTCCGCCAAAACTAACTGGTTTATACTGCGAGTGTCTTATCTTAGAAGACAACTCATTAGATTGCACTTATATAAGACCAACGATAATAGATTTTACAACAACAGAGATTCCTATTACATTTACGACGACTTCAACGGTTTTTACTGAGATGCCAAATTCAACAACTAATCTTATAGATTTAACGAATTTTACTCAAACCGAATCTTCAACAAAATCATCTTCTGAATCAACGTTTTCTACTTTTTCGACGGAATCAACGTTTATTACTTCGATTCCAACAGAAACGCCTATTTCTTTATCAACGATTTCTAATACAACCTCAACTCTAACTGAAAGATCGACTACTAAGCTATTTTCAACTGAGATAACGACTATTTTAAATGTGACTGAAACTGATACGACTTATTTTCAATTAGATACGACGACGACGGGTAAAGATGGGATGACGTCGATTGGTGACCACGAAGAAACCAGTAGCGAATTTGTTCCAATTACGTCGACCGTTTTTTCAACTTTTCCAGGACGTGTAACAGTAACTGATTTAGTTGAAACAACTTCATACGGAAAAACATCGACATTTTTATTGTCGACGTTTTTAACTGACGAACCAAGTTATGTAACTGAAAGCGGTTTATCTGAGACAGAAATAACAACAATTGGTCACGAAATAACCACTACGtttaaaccatttttagaTTGTacaaaaagtgaaaataaatgtttaaacgGTGGAACTTGTACTTTTGTTATGGATGGTTATAaa tGCGTTTGTCCTTTTGATACAGATGGATTATTATGTGAAAAACACCTTGGTATACGTAACGCGGCGTTTAATGGAAAATCATTTCTGACTCACCGATTATTCAATCAATCCCAAGCTTCGATTTCATTCAAGGTTAAAACGCTAGCTACATCaggattaattttttacacCAATATAGAAAATTCTTATATCGCACTTTACTTAGAAGAGggtcatttaaaatttaaattttcttgtgGGTTCCAAACGATGCTTTTAAGCGAAGTTGAAGTCCCGGTTAATAACGGATATGACATGGATATTAAAACTGAATTAAAATTCAGTAAAGATAATAAACATTGTGaagcttttattaacattaacgATACATTAATTATGAGTGGAGATCAAATTGCTTTAATGGATCCTTTTgcgaagaaaaatttattggtACATTTCGGAGGGATCCCTGAAAATTCCCAAATCGATGGGTTCGGTTATGAAGGATTTATTGGGTGTATaagaaaattggaaatttctgggaaagaaatgttaatttttaaagacgCAGATGATGGAGTTGGAGTTACTGAATGTTCCTCACTTGCTTGTTTATCAAATCCGTGTGGAAATGGTGCTAGTTGCTCAGCTAAAGGGGAAGATTGGTATTGTCATTGCAAAAATGG attcgttggaaaaatgtgtgaaacatCAATCTGCGATAATAATCCTTGTCAATATGGAGCAACATGTTTACCATTCACAGGAAGTGGTTATATTTGTTTATGCCCGTTTGGAAAACACGGACATTTTTGCGAAAGCGATTTAGAAATTACAAAACCCTACTTTTCATCTTCAATCTACGGATATTCTTCGTTTATCGCTTACCCTCTCCCAACGACGGTTTCTaacaaattagaaataaaatttcgtttttcgCCAGCCACAATGGACCAAATCTcgattttaatgtttcttGGGCAAAGAGGTCAACACAATTTCCATTCGGATCATATGGCGGTGAGTTTTGTTAAAGGTTATATTATGTTAACGTGGAATTTGGGTTCTGGTCCAAGAAGAATTTTCACATCAAAACCGATCAACGCGGAAATGGGGTCGCATTTAATCCATATTGGGCGAATTGGAAGACGAGCTTGGTTGTTCGTTGAAAATCTTGGAAATATCACCGGAAGATCACCCGGAAATTTAGTCCAACTCGACGTTGTTCCAATTCTATACTTAGGCGGACATGATTCGAAAAATTTCACATCGCTTCCTCACGATTTACCACTTCATTCAGGATTCGCTGGGTGCATTTACGACGTTGAATTTAAATCGGGGGGTTTTGTTATTCCATTAGCTGAATCTAAGTATGCGTTTGGAAGGGCTTTGGGGCAATGTGGGACTACTGAGTGTTATGAGAAGATTTGTCAGAATGGTGGGGCTTGTTTATATCATGGAGGAACATTtac gtgTTTGTGCCAAGATAGTTTTTTCGGGCCAATGTGCTCGACAAAATATAATCCATGTAACACGTTAAGATCGAATTGTTGGATGGAATCAAGTTGCGTACCTTTAATTGCAGAGTATGAATGTGATTGTCCTTTAGGAAGAACAGGAAAATTTTGTCAAAATG AAACAATAATCAGCGATGTTGGATTCTCCGGAATAAGATCTTATTTAACGTTAGATCCAGTTGTTTTCGAATTGATTAAATTCaatattgattttgaattGAGACCGTTAAGTGATCGTggattagttttatttattgggaaaagagattttatttcgatttttcttCATGGTAGTGTCTTGGAGATTCGTTTATTACCGAGTCGACATCGAATCTTAACGAGCGATTTAATTTCGTTGCGAAGTAATAAACTCTTAGTTCTGGGAAATTGgcataaaataaatgtaggaaTGTATGGGAGAAAAACGTATTTATTCGTTGATGGAATTGTAACAACGGCTATCTTAAATAATGGGGATCTATTAAATTTGTCTGGGGAGACGATTTATTTGGGTGGACTTCCAGACTTATCAATACTTCCTAATGAAGCGACGATTTCGTATCCAATTCCGTTTATGGGATGTATcagaaacttttttataaattcccAACGAATTCCGTTAACTTCAACAACCATAAAATCTTCAAGAAATATTGTTGATTGCGATGGAACTCCATGCGGAGGAGATTATTGCGAAAATAATGGATCTTGTTGGTTAGATCCTAATTTAAATCCACATTGTTCTTGTCCTGATCCATATTACGGAGAAAAATGTGAAGAGATACCATCATGCGAAGAAAAACATTGTGAGAATAACGGAAAATGCCTTGAAAATAGATGCGCTTGTACAATTGGTTACTCAGGCGCGTTTTGCGAAACCACAATCTCAGTTAAAACCCCGATGTTCTCAAAAAACAGTTATATTATAATCAGTAAAGGGTTAGATAAAAAAAGGGACCTAAATTCGTTTAgcacaaatttttatttaaattttacgaCTGTTTCTCAAAACGGATTAATTTTATGGACggaaaaatcgcaaagttatTTAGgaattggaattgaaaatgGTCACTTAAAAATAGTGTATTCCATCGGAAATTACGACGAAATCTTACAAGTTTTGGATTTCCCAAAAATATCGGATGGATTGTGGCACAGtttggaagtaaattttgaaccttttgttttaaaattagaccaaaaagaaattaatatagAAATTGAGCATTACAATGGTACCTTGAATGTAGAcgataaagttttttatttaggcGGATTACCAAaagaaatatcacaaaaatatcaGGGGATATTTGCGAATTATTTTGAAGGGTGTATCATTGAATTTGGATATGGGAAAgatgttaatattaaagatttcAGTAAATATAAGGGTGAAAATATTGAGATGTGCAACTTGGTATGA